One segment of Ipomoea triloba cultivar NCNSP0323 chromosome 12, ASM357664v1 DNA contains the following:
- the LOC116000085 gene encoding probable calcium-binding protein CML45: MASNSQNRVPMKKMPIAATPLPWLPIHGFFGLILLYIIIEWGRKIFNILTSQFSVHSNYTIDSGLNQKLPRFREDEISIGRDEVETVLSKLGISCHPESEGGEKRLSSKDFIGLFGGEEEEDGGFELDEVKAAFDVFDENKDGFIEEKELQRVMCALGLKEGLELENCRNMMRMFDQDGDGRIDFSEFCALF, from the coding sequence ATGGCTTCCAACTCTCAGAACCGTGTCCCTATGAAGAAGATGCCCATCGCTGCTACTCCACTCCCGTGGTTGCCCATCCACGGCTTCTTTGGGCTCATTTTGCTCTACATAATCATCGAATGGGGGAGAAAGATTTTCAACATATTAACATCTCAGTTTTCTGTCCACTCCAATTACACTATAGATTCTGGGTTGAATCAAAAGCTGCCCCGTTTCAGAGAGGATGAAATTAGCATTGGCAGGGATGAGGTGGAGACGGTTCTTTCAAAACTGGGGATTTCTTGCCACCCTGAGTCTGAGGGTGGAGAGAAGAGGTTGAGCTCCAAGGACTTTATTGGGCTATTTGGtggtgaggaagaagaagatggtgGTTTTGAGTTGGATGAGGTGAAAGCTGCTTTCGATGTTTTCGATGAAAACAAAGATGGGTTTATTGAGGAGAAAGAATTGCAGAGAGTCATGTGCGCGCTGGGATTGAAGGAAGGTTTAGAGTTGGAGAATTGCAGGAATATGATGAGGATGTTCGACCAAGACGGAGATGGGAGGATCGACTTCTCCGAATTTTGTGCACTTTTTTAG